One Alligator mississippiensis isolate rAllMis1 chromosome 16, rAllMis1, whole genome shotgun sequence genomic region harbors:
- the S1PR4 gene encoding sphingosine 1-phosphate receptor 4, translating to MEIPAANLFLASSMDSCLQLVAQKNINIILQHYNYTGRLSHRRSQGDRMSLVSILVIVVSCLIVMENLLVLLAMWSMRTRRWVYSCIASITVSDLLAGVAYVFNLCLSGRKTFQLSPQLWFLREGILFIALAASIFSLLVTAIERYSTMVRPIAESESTKATRLRGFIVSFWLLAILIGLLPLLGWNCLCDFDSCSTLLPLYSKKYVIICVFMFSIILIGIVGLYVAIYRLVRAASMTRHSNMRSLRLLKTVLIILGAFIFCWSPLFALLLIDAFCKPQACKHPYPLDFALAMAVLNSAINPVIYSFRSADVRRAIVGLLCCCCIRLGLRGPGDCLVVPNIHSGSSTESSLRCRDSFRSPVISSPRPRAPLSSNSSMLSNPSSI from the coding sequence ATGGAGATCCCTGCGGCCAACCTTTTCCTGGCTTCCAGCATGGACTCGTGCCTGCAGCTGGTCGCCCAGAAGAACATCAACATCATCCTGCAGCATTACAACTACACTGGGAGGCTGAGCCACCGGCGGTCCCAGGGGGACAGGATGAGCCTTGTCAGCATCCTCGTCATCGTCGTCAGCTGCCTCATCGTGATGGAGaacctgctggtgctgctggccatGTGGAGCATGCGCACCCGCCGCTGGGTCTACTCCTGCATCGCCAGCATCACGGTGAGcgacctgctggcaggagtggCCTACGTCTTCAACCTCTGCCTGTCAGGCAGGAAGACCTTCCAGCTCTCGCCCCAGCTGTGGTTCCTTCGGGAGGGCATCCTCTTCATCGCCCTGGCTGCCTCCATCTTCAGCCTGTTGGTGACGGCCATCGAGCGCTACAGCACCATGGTGCGGCCCATCGCCGAGAGCGAGAGCACCAAGGCCACGCGCTTGCGAGGCTTCATCGTCTCCTTCTGGCTCCTGGCCATCCTCATCGGGCTCTTGCCTCTGTTGGGCTGGAACTGCCTGTGCGACTTCGAcagctgctccaccctgctgcccctctACTCCAAGAAATACGTCATCATCTGCGTCTTCATGTTCAGCATCATCCTGATAGGCATCGTGGGCCTCTACGTTGCCATCTACCGCCTGGTGCGGGCGGCCTCGATGACCCGCCACAGCAACATGCGCTCCCTGCGGCTCCTCAAGACCGTCTTGATCATCCTGGGTGCCTTCATCTTCTGCTGGAGCCCGCTCTTTGCCTTGCTGCTCATTGACGCCTTCTGCAAGCCCCAGGCGTGCAAGCATCCCTACCCGCTGGACTTCGCCCTGGCCATGGCTGTGCTCAACTCAGCCATCAACCCCGTCATCTACTCCTTTCGCAGCGCGGACGTGCGCCGGGCCATCGtgggcctgctgtgctgctgctgcatccgcCTGGGGCTCCGCGGGCCCGGAGACTGCTTGGTCGTCCCCAACATCCACTCGGGCTCCTCCACCGAAAGCTCCCTGCGCTGCCGCGACAGCTTCCGCAGCCCCGTCATATCAAGCCCTCGCCCGCGGGCGCCTCTCTCCAGCAACTCCAGCATGCTGAGCAACCCCTCCAGCATCTGA